CCGCCTAAAAAACCCAAAAAAGAACCAATGGACGCACGGATAGCTTCTCTTGCTGTTCTCCGCTGTATCATTTCAATCACGAGAACCGTTAAAAATGGGATATAGATAATGCCAAATGGCGGCGTAATAAATGAACCGACGATGACCGCTACAGCAGCTCCTCTTTCACCGGCTTTACTGCCACCAAATTTTTTCACAAAATAACTGTTAGCAATAATATCCGCTACCAACAAAATGACTGTAATAACAATCATCCCTGTCCAGAACCACCAGGTCAGAGAATCATTATTGATAAGGAAATGATAAATGAAAAAGCCGACCCAAATAACGATAACAGATGGAATCACCGGAAAAACAATCCCCACAAAACTTACGATAAATAATATAATGATAAGACTCCATAATAAAATGTCCAATGCCTGCACGCTCCTCTATCAAAAAACTGTACCTTTTCCAGCATTCTCTTTAAGCACTCTTTTTAAACATACTGGATAGCCGCGTCTCTTCTTTCGATAGAATTCTGCGATAGTTTTCCAGATGTTTGTATATGCACAGTAATGTCAAACCAATTACCACCAGCGCCGGTTCGAATCCGAAATAATAATATGTTGTAATCAAAAACGATAGATACATACACAGAACACCGACAACAAGGTAGTCTGTTGCAAAAGTAAAGAATACTAAGATAGCAATCCCGATAACAGCAACCCGCCAATCAATTGCAATCAGTGCACCGACTAAGGATGCTGTCCCCTTCCCGCCGCTGAATTTCATGGTAATTGGATAATTATGGCCGATAATAACAAATAAAGCAGTTAAATAGATAGATAAAGATACTTCTTCAGCAGGAATCCCTTCCTCTCCTACAATAAATAAAACCAGCAAGATAGCAAGCGTGGCTTTAAAAATATCAATCAAAGCAACAATCACCCCATATTTCCATCCTAGCAAAATGGTGGTGTTCGATGCCCCGGCATTCTTGACGCCTTCTCCCTTAATATCACATTTTTTAAGTTTCCCAATAATTTGTGAACCATGAATACAACCAAAAACATAGCCTATCAGACAGCTAATAAGGTAATACATGTTTATTACCTCCAAATTTCAGTACTATTTTCTTTATTATATGTCCTATTCCTGTAAGAAATCAATTCGCTAATGATATCCTGCAGATAAAATGGAATGATATGCAGTGTGGGAGCTTTGCCTCCCCTGTTCAAACGGGGCACAACAGATGGTTCATACTGCAATAATCATGGTTCTTAAGTTGTTCAACTCTTCTTTCAAAGAGGCTTCGTGTTATCCTAAATAGGAAAGAATATTTCACTAAAGGAGTTCGACATAACGAATGAAAGCTTTCAAGCATTTTACGCTTTCCTGGGTTGCCATTATTCTTTTTATAGGCTTCCTTTTCTGGCTGTATCAGCTGACAGACCCTGCTTATGACCGGGCAGAAGAAGGGGAAACAATAACAGATCTCCATCCCGAAGTCCAGGAAGCGGTAGAAACATTAATGGAACGTGCTGATGATATAGATATAGAGGTCGTTATAACAGATGGTTTACGTACAGATGAAGAACAAGAGGCAATGTATGCAAGAGGCAGGGAAGATGAAAGAGACATTATAACGCATGCCAGAGCTGGGGAGAGCTACCATAATTATGGGCTGGCTGTGGACTATGCCATTCGAGACAATGACGGAGAAATTATTTGGGATATCGATTATGACGGAAATGACAATGGCGAATCAGACTGGTTTGAAGTTGCCGAAATTGCAAAGGATTTAGGGTTTGAATGGGGCGGGGATTTCAACCGTTTTCCAGACTATCCTCATCTGCAAATGACATTCGGTTTGAGCATTTCTGAACTGCAACGAGGATACCGCCCTCCTGTTGAAGATGAATAAGATAGCAGCTGTCATATATATTCTGCAAAATTATTAAAAAAAGAAATTCAAGCGCCATACCATCTGCCTGAATTTCTTTTTGAAACATCTACTTTTAAAAGAGATGAAGTTCTTTTATTTCGTTCTTTGTTTCATCGGTTCCCAAATCATACAATTTGCGATAAATGGCAATCAGATATGCCTCATAGTTATCCCGTTTTCTATCTACAGGCCGCTCATCAAACGGTTTCCCCACAAATTTAACTGCATCTTTGGCATTTTTATCTTTTCTCGCAAACAGTACTTCTATTTCTTTTACCTCTTCCTGTGTCGCATATATTTCATACTCAATCCCGTTTTCAGGCAGCGAAACCTCACTAACTTCTTCTGTATCAACAGTGACATAGTATTTCTTTCGTGCCATTTTGGAAAACCTCCCTTATAGAAATATTACCTATTTTGGAAGGTCTAAAACTTCTCATTTGAATGAATAAAAAACATCCTCTAACAAAGACAGCGAAACCCACTTCATTTCTCTGCATCCACATATTGTGAAGTCTCATCACTTCCGGAAGCTTTTTTAAATGCAGAAAAAGAGTTATATTCCTCGTCCTTCCAAATCCAGATGCCTTTTTTGTCCTGTTCCCGATAATACATATTCTCCCCCAGATAATTATCTCTGTTTTCTCGAAAGAAATTCGCAATGAAAATACGTGATGGACCAGCCGTAAATTTATTTTCCTTTATTTCATTATCATGTACATTATACTGTAGCAAAAGCTGTCCGCCGTCTAAGTCTTTCATGTCATTGTGATACAGGGTATTATTCATCATCAGCGTATTGCGAGTGCCGCCTCTCTCTTCATCATAGCCGCCTATAGCTATTCCAGTATAAAAGTTATTCGAAATCAGATTATCTGTCATTTGAATATTCTCAGCATATTTCCCGGCGTGTTCTGAAGTAGCTTCAATCCCTATATCATTCTCATATAATTCATTTTTCTTAATCAGGATATCTTTTCCGCCATCTACATAAATAGCCGCCGCACTATACTCGCCGTCGTACGCCGGATTTGTAAACGAGGAGACATGGTGGACCGTATTATTCTGTACCGTCCCATTACGGACATAATCCGCAGCAGGATTATTGGCAACCCCTTCATATCCTATCAAATCAATTCCGATATTATCACTGTACTGAATCGTATTTCCATCTACCGCAAACCCATCAATATCTCCATTTAATACAATGGATTCACTGGTGCCCAGCTTTAGATCCTCCACGATATTATCTATGATATTTATATCCTTCATCGAGTCAGTACCATATACCGCAATTCCATGTCCATTTCCTTCTTTATGCCATGTTTTTATTCCTTGGACAGTATTATTCTTCACGGTAATATGACTGCTGGAACCAGTGATAAAAATCCCCATTACTGTTTCATCCATTATACCTGTTGTTACATTTTTGAAAGTTAATCCTTCTATGTTTATGTCATTTTTTCCTTCCAGAACAACAAGCGCAAGATTACCATCTGCAGCATTCAGATTCTCACCATCCAAAATAACTTCTTCCTCTTCATACGCTTGAAAGGTGATCGGCTTGTGCTCCGTGCCGCTGTGCTGGACAACTAACGGCTCTTTATACGTCCCTTCCCGGATATACACCGTCGTGCCTGCCTCCGCTTCCGCACTGGCTTTAGCAATTGTTTGAAAGGGACGCTCCAATGTACCTTCATTTCGATCGCTTCCATCCACCGCTACGTAAATTGCCTGATCTGTAGAATAAAACGAATAAACAGCAAATAAAACACCAGCAGCGGCACACACTGCAATCATAAATAAACCCATTCTCTTCATGACCTTCTCCTAAAAAACTTATTTCTTTTCTTCGTTCTGATTCTCCTCAGCACTGTCCTTATCCTTCTTCTCTTCTTCACCAGGAAGCGGATCAATTGTATGCTTATATCCATATCCTTTGGACAAAGTAACTAAAGATAAAATAACAACCATTGCAACTACAATGACAGAAACAGCAATTACTGCTATATAAGACCCCATGATATACCTCCATTGTTTCTTCTTATCTTCTATCCTAGTGAACTCTGTATCCCTTTTCAATCTATTTCTATCATATTAACTGCAAAATCATTTATCCACCTTTATTTATCGCAGTTTGACTGGCTATAAGATTCCTACTTCAAGAAATGAAGGAAAATTATGATTTCTAAGTGAGAGATAGATCAGCCAGTAACTGTCGATTCATTCCGGCTTACAGGATGCAGGCCATCAAGGCGCCTGGGACAGGACGTCGCAATGTTTGCACTAGCACACCTTGTGCGTCGAAAACCCCACTGATTGAAGTTTCCCTTTATATCACAGAGGGACTTTGATATGTATTACAAAAGAAGAACCAGCCAGATATCGTACCTGACTGGTTTTCCTCCTTATTAATTAATGTTAACTTTTAGCTTTTCCTGTTTAAGAAGCCTCTGCTAACTCTGTTTGATGTTTTGTTTCATATTTACGCGCCCAGCGGACAAGCAGATACGCAAATGGTGTATCCACCGCTGCCACCGTAAACTTCCATATATATTGCGATACAATCATTCCCAATAACACGGAGGTCGGGACAACTCCCCAAAAAGCGATAATGATAAACAAAATGGTATCAAAGAGCTGACTGGTCATCGTTGATAAATTATTACGCAACCATAACTTTTTTCTTCCATGACGTTGTTTTAAAGTATGAAAAATCGAGACATCCAGATGCTGGCTCACAAAATAGGAAACCAAGCTTGCCAGAATAATCCGGAAGCTCCCGTTGAAAATTTCTTCAAAAGCAGCCTGTGACTGAAAATCCGCAGCTGGTGGAAGCTGAATGGAAATATAGATAAATATCATCGCAAGCACCTGTGTGAGAAATCCGGCCTGAACCGTTCTTCTGGCCGCTTTCTTTCCATAAACCTCCCCAATCACATCCGTCATCAGATAAGTAATCACATAAACAATCGCTGCTGCCGGCAATACAATACTTCCCATTTGAAATAGTTTGACCGACAAAATATTCGACAATAATAACAAGCCGACAAAAATAGCATTAAAATAAATATACATTACCCTGTTCCCTTCTCTCCAAAGGTTCAAGGATCTAACGTTTCCCTCTATCGATTATCTACCTTCTCCGGATACATATCGTGTTGCATCAACCGGTTTTCCGCCATTGTTTCAAATTTCGTACCCGATTTTCCATAGTTACAATATGGGTCAATGGAAATGCCCCCGCGCGGTGTAAACTTTCCTCTTACTTCAATATAACGCGGATCCATCAAATCGATTAAATCATTCATAATAATATTGACACAATCCTCATGGAAATCACCATGGTTTCGGAAACTGAATAAATATAATTTTAACGATTTACTTTCTACCATTTTGATATTCGGAATATAGCTGATATAAATGGTTCCAAAATCAGGCTGATTGGTTTTGGGACAAAGTGTTGTAAATTCCGGACAATTTAATTTAACAAAATAATCCCGGCCAGGATGCTGATTATCAAATGTCTCTAACACTTCCGGGGTGTAATTAAATGCATAGGAAGTCTCCTGATTTCCCAATAATTCCATTTCCTGCAGTTCTTTCTCACTTCTTCCTGCCATGTTGCTCCACCTCCTTTGATGTACATCTGTATTTTTCTTTTCATGCTTTTAAACACAAAAAAGCCATGCCCCTAAGGAACATGACTGGATAATCACAAATTGTCCTTAGTTTTTTAGAGAGGGTTTACGCTAAGAACCTCTACCTGTTAATTGAAACTAACATTACCAATTATAAGAAGGAACCTTTGGGATGTCAATCTTACTTTATATGACAACTGCCCGTGAAACCTCCCTAATCATTGCATAGTATAAGACATATTCCAGGTATCAGCTTCGAAACCCGGAATATATCTATTACCTGTTTTCTTCCCCGTCTTCACCAATAATCCGCACTTCACGCTCTAACTGCACAGCAAACTTTTCTTTGACCGCTGCCTGGACAAATTCAATTAATGAAATATATTCCGATGCTGTTGCATTATTTTTATTAACAATAAAACCGGCATGTTTCGTGGAAACTTCTGCTCCTCCAATTTGCTTCCCTTGAAGATCACTGTCTTGAATCAGTTTTCCGGCAAAAAAACCAGGAGGACGTTTGAACACGCTGCCGCAAGACGGGTATTCAAGCGGTTGTTTGGATTCTCTTTTGTATGTAAGATCATCCATCGCTTCTTTAATTTCTTCCTTGTTACCGGGTTTGAGAGCGAATGTTGCTTCCAGGACAATATATCCATTGTCCGGAATATTACTTGTGCGGTAGCTCAAGCCTAATTGGCCAGCAGGTAATGTAAGCAGGTCACCATCTTTTGTTGCAACCACGGCACTTTCCAAAGCATCTTTAATTTCTCCGCCATACGCCCCTGCGTTCATATACAATGCTCCGCCAACTGAACCTGGAATTCCACAAGCAAATTCCAGTCCGGCAAGTTCTTCTTTTAAAGCGTAACGAGAGGCATCAATAATTCTTGCCCCACTCTGGGAGATGACGTTCTCTCCTTCTCTCCAAATCGACGACAATTGCTGCAAGTTCATCACAATCCCGCGGATGCCTCCATCTTTCACAATCAAATTAGAACCATTTCCCAGCATTGTAAATGGTACATTTTCCTGGTTGGCAAAACGGATAATCGCCTGTACCTCTTCATACGTTGATGGAGTAATATAAAAATCCGCCGTCCCGCCTAATCTGGTATACGTATGTTTCCTAATCGGCTCATTCATCAGGACATTATTTTTATCTGTATGTTGACTTAATTGTTCATAGAGATGATGGTATTTATTCATGCTATCAATCCTTTTATCTGTCAAAAACGATGTAGCTATTTTGACTTTGTTATTCTTACTTGTTCTTTCGACTGTATGAAAACAGCCGCTGCGGCCGTCCATTTTCATATAACGGAA
The nucleotide sequence above comes from Oceanobacillus timonensis. Encoded proteins:
- the queF gene encoding preQ(1) synthase, which gives rise to MAGRSEKELQEMELLGNQETSYAFNYTPEVLETFDNQHPGRDYFVKLNCPEFTTLCPKTNQPDFGTIYISYIPNIKMVESKSLKLYLFSFRNHGDFHEDCVNIIMNDLIDLMDPRYIEVRGKFTPRGGISIDPYCNYGKSGTKFETMAENRLMQHDMYPEKVDNR
- a CDS encoding DUF456 domain-containing protein, whose product is MDILLWSLIIILFIVSFVGIVFPVIPSVIVIWVGFFIYHFLINNDSLTWWFWTGMIVITVILLVADIIANSYFVKKFGGSKAGERGAAVAVIVGSFITPPFGIIYIPFLTVLVIEMIQRRTAREAIRASIGSFLGFLGGSVAKVVLQLIMIVWFFIAVWF
- a CDS encoding glycerol-3-phosphate acyltransferase, with protein sequence MYYLISCLIGYVFGCIHGSQIIGKLKKCDIKGEGVKNAGASNTTILLGWKYGVIVALIDIFKATLAILLVLFIVGEEGIPAEEVSLSIYLTALFVIIGHNYPITMKFSGGKGTASLVGALIAIDWRVAVIGIAILVFFTFATDYLVVGVLCMYLSFLITTYYYFGFEPALVVIGLTLLCIYKHLENYRRILSKEETRLSSMFKKSA
- a CDS encoding queuosine precursor transporter codes for the protein MYIYFNAIFVGLLLLSNILSVKLFQMGSIVLPAAAIVYVITYLMTDVIGEVYGKKAARRTVQAGFLTQVLAMIFIYISIQLPPAADFQSQAAFEEIFNGSFRIILASLVSYFVSQHLDVSIFHTLKQRHGRKKLWLRNNLSTMTSQLFDTILFIIIAFWGVVPTSVLLGMIVSQYIWKFTVAAVDTPFAYLLVRWARKYETKHQTELAEAS
- a CDS encoding M15 family metallopeptidase; this encodes MKAFKHFTLSWVAIILFIGFLFWLYQLTDPAYDRAEEGETITDLHPEVQEAVETLMERADDIDIEVVITDGLRTDEEQEAMYARGREDERDIITHARAGESYHNYGLAVDYAIRDNDGEIIWDIDYDGNDNGESDWFEVAEIAKDLGFEWGGDFNRFPDYPHLQMTFGLSISELQRGYRPPVEDE
- a CDS encoding right-handed parallel beta-helix repeat-containing protein, which produces MKRMGLFMIAVCAAAGVLFAVYSFYSTDQAIYVAVDGSDRNEGTLERPFQTIAKASAEAEAGTTVYIREGTYKEPLVVQHSGTEHKPITFQAYEEEEVILDGENLNAADGNLALVVLEGKNDINIEGLTFKNVTTGIMDETVMGIFITGSSSHITVKNNTVQGIKTWHKEGNGHGIAVYGTDSMKDINIIDNIVEDLKLGTSESIVLNGDIDGFAVDGNTIQYSDNIGIDLIGYEGVANNPAADYVRNGTVQNNTVHHVSSFTNPAYDGEYSAAAIYVDGGKDILIKKNELYENDIGIEATSEHAGKYAENIQMTDNLISNNFYTGIAIGGYDEERGGTRNTLMMNNTLYHNDMKDLDGGQLLLQYNVHDNEIKENKFTAGPSRIFIANFFRENRDNYLGENMYYREQDKKGIWIWKDEEYNSFSAFKKASGSDETSQYVDAEK
- the murB gene encoding UDP-N-acetylmuramate dehydrogenase, whose product is MNKYHHLYEQLSQHTDKNNVLMNEPIRKHTYTRLGGTADFYITPSTYEEVQAIIRFANQENVPFTMLGNGSNLIVKDGGIRGIVMNLQQLSSIWREGENVISQSGARIIDASRYALKEELAGLEFACGIPGSVGGALYMNAGAYGGEIKDALESAVVATKDGDLLTLPAGQLGLSYRTSNIPDNGYIVLEATFALKPGNKEEIKEAMDDLTYKRESKQPLEYPSCGSVFKRPPGFFAGKLIQDSDLQGKQIGGAEVSTKHAGFIVNKNNATASEYISLIEFVQAAVKEKFAVQLEREVRIIGEDGEENR
- the ytzI gene encoding YtzI protein; its protein translation is MGSYIAVIAVSVIVVAMVVILSLVTLSKGYGYKHTIDPLPGEEEKKDKDSAEENQNEEKK